The Candidatus Desulfofervidus auxilii DNA segment AAACTCTTTATCTCCTACCATCATAGTGACTTCTCTTGCTGCTCCGTTTGAAAAAATAAGGGCATTACAGAAATTGGGGGCAGAAGTATTACAAATAAGTTCAGAAAATGACCGATTATCTTTGTTAGAATTACTGAAAATTTTGGGTAAGAAAAAAATTACCTCCTTGCTGGTAGAAGGTGGGGCCCAAGTAGCCACTAGTTTTTTCAATAAAGGATTAGTAAATAAAGTTTACTTCTTTTATGCCCCTAAGATAGCAGGAAAGGGTAACCTTTCCCTGGTAGGGGCGTTAAATAAAGGTATTTTTTTAAAAAATATCTCTTGGCGACGCTTTGATAACGACATTTTGGTCATTGGTTATCCTGAAAAAACCTAGTGCTTTTGGCAACATCGCTTGGGATTACTACAAGGATTAGTCTGACCACAACATTCCTCTTTCTTCTTTTCTGCCTTTTGTGGAGTAGACTTCCGTTTGTAATCAGTAGCATAAAAACCACTGCCTTTTAAAATAAAACCCAGCCCACCAGTAATAACCCGTTTCACTGGTCCACCACATTTAGGACAGGTGGTTAAAGGGGGGTCAGTAATTTTTTGTTCTTTTTCAAATAAATAAGCACAATTGTGACATTGATAGGTATAAGTGGGCATCTTTTCTTCCTCCTAAAAATTCCTTATAGCCTCATTTAATGTTTTTACCGCTAGCTCGGCACAATGCCTTTCTGCCTCAGGCAACCCACCCAGTATATTAATAATGTCTTCAGGGCTTAAATTCAAGACCTCTTCTAAAGATTTTCCTTTTGCCATGTCTGTGAGCGTTGCGTTACAAACAATGCTTCCAATGCAACCGTCAGTGAGGAATGAGATATCTTTAATGCGTTTATTTTCAATTTGTAAAAATATCTCTACTGTGTCTCCACACTTTCCCTTAACACAGGCATGAGCGTTATAAACAGGTAATTTGCCAAAATTTTTTGGATTTTCCCAGCATGCCAAAACTTTATCAGAGTAAATTTTCCTGGCAGAATCTATTACCTTTCTCTGTAAATCAGCTACTAATTTATCAAAATAATCCTCAGTCATCTTCTACCTTATTGCTCCAGATAGGGTCTTGCCCAAATTTATCCAACCACCACCATTCTGTGCCAATCATATTTTTGCGGAAGGTCTCCAGATCAAATTTATAACGATAATGACGGCAATAATTAACTATGATTTCATATGCCCTATTAATCTCAGCCATTTTTTGATGGGCATCTTTATCTGCACAACGGTCAGGATGCCACTTGCGCACCATCTGCTGATAAGCCTGCTTTATTTCCCTTTGAGTGGCTAATAAAGGCAAACCTAATATTTCCCGTGCCCAAATCAAGTCTTCATAGGAAAATGCCTTTTCAGTCTTCATATAAAAATTTATAAACCTTTTCCCACATCTGGGCAACTATTGGGGCTGTGAAGGTTTGATATTCTATGAGTGTTTTACCATTAACCAAGGCTTGGGTTACCTTGGGGTCAAAGGGAATTTTGCCCGTTAAAATAATATTATTTTTGGGACAAAATTCCTCTATTTTTTGGGTCATTGGGAGATTTAAATCAAATTTATTGATACAAGCCAGACAGGGAATTCCAAAGTGTTTAAAAGCCAATTGCCAGACTCGTTCTAAATCATGCAGACCTGAAGGAGTGGGTTCCGTAACAATCATCACTACACTTGCTCCAGTTATAGTAGCAATCACCGGACAACCAATACCCGGCGGACCGTCTACTATAATCAAATCATAACCTTTTTCTTGAGCTATAATTTTTGCCTGTTGACGCACTAAGGTAGCTAAAAGTCCTGAATTTTCTTGAGCAATATCCAACTGGGCATGAACCAGAGGGCCAAACCGGCTATCCGAGATAAACCACTTTCCACAGGTGCGTTGGGGAAAGACTATGGCCTCTTCAGGACAAAAATGGACACAGACACCACATCCCTCGCAGTCAATAGGGTCTATTTCAAATTCTTCACTAATGGCGTCAAAACGACAGAGTTCTCGGCACTCTCCGCATTGAATACATTTTTCTTTATCAATGATGGCGTAGTGACCGCCTTTAAAAGATTCTTCATGTTTTATCTTCGGAGCAAGAAGAAGGTGTAAATCAGGGGCATCTACATCTGTGTCTGCCAATACCTTATCTTTGGCTAAGGCAGCAAAGGCCGCGGTAATAGTGGTCTTCCCTGTCCCACCCTTACCACTGATAATAACCAGTTCCTTCATAACTTATATTACCTCTTTAGTGCGTCCCATAAATGATTTGCGCTTTATCTCTAATATGTGTTTCTAAAATCTGTTTAATTTGAGGTAGAAAAGGACATGGATAGTATCTTCCTCCTGGGTGTTTACCTACTATGCAAGAAGATAAAACAATTACCTCCGCCCCCTTTTCTATCATTTTTTCAGCCCGGGGTAAGATTTGCTTTCCAGGACAACCACCGCAAGTCACATGACCTATTACTTCCACTGAACCCACACTTTCAAAACCCATTTTCCCCTCTTTTGCCATTTTAAAACAAGCAGTTCCAGGACACATGGCTTCTGTGTTTAAGCACCTAATAATTCCTGCCTTTTTCATTTTTGGCCTCCCATTGTTTCCTTTATCTGATGCCACAAGGCTAAAAACCGGTCTTGCCATTTGGGCTGTTTTACTAATAATTCACCTTTGGCGTATGTCTGGGCAATGTCTTTGCTAAATGGTATAGTCATCAGAATGGGAATGTCTTCTTTGGCACAATAATCAAACACTTTTTTATCACCTAAGTCAGCACGATTTACTACTATTGCTAAAGGAATCTTTAATATACGCACTACCCCTACGGCCAATTTTAAGTCAAATAGCCCAAAGGGAGTGGGTTCAGTGACCAGAAGGGCCACATCTGCCCCTTTTAAGGCGGCAATGACAGGACAGGAAGTGCCTGGAGGGGCATCTATGATGGCAATTTTATGGGATTTGATTTCTTTTTTTACCCGTTCAATTAAAGGCACCGCCATGGCTTCACCAATCCGTAAGTGGCCATGGATAAACTCTACTTCCCCTGCCATTCCCTTTTCCAATTTGCCTATTTCTTTAGGGATTTCAGAAATGGCCTCTTTAGGACAGATTAACTTACACCCTCCACAACTGTGGCAGAGTTCAGGGAAGGTAAGGATGTTTTTGCCTAAGACCGCAATGGCGTTAAATTGGCAAAATTCGGCACACTCACGGCAAAAATCACACTTTTCCATATCAACTTTTGGGACTGGCACAGAAACAGGTTCAGAATGCTCAATGTTTGGCCTTAAAAACAAGTGTCCATTTGGCTCTTCTACATCACAATCTAAATATTGAGCCTTTTCTGCCAAGACTGCAGCTAAATTGGCAGCAATGGTGGTTTTTCCTGTTCCTCCCTTACCACTGGCAATACAAATTATCATTTATAAAATTATTCCCTAACCATTTGTGTTCCACAATTAGGACACTTTACCTGCATGCAGGGCACACCTGGCTGATGAGGCACCCTGTTTCCGCAGTTAGGACAAATACAAAAACCACCTGGACCAGCTCCACCACGACCGCCCCTGCCGCGTCCTTGGCCTCTGCCTTGTCCCCCCATACCACGACCTCCTCCACCTTGTCTACCACCTCTTCCATTAGGCATTTTTGCCTCCTTTTTTCTTAATGATCACAAATATTTTCACCAGTTTCTAACGTGCCAGCCAAATATTGTTGCACTACTTCTTCTACAGGTAGACTTGGCGCTCCAACAATTACCTCTATACCATATTGATGAAAAAATTGTTGAGCACGCATACCCATACCACCACAAATAATCACATCTACTTGCAACTCATGCATCCAGCCAGGTAGACTGCCTGGTTCGTGGGGAGGCGGGGTAAGATAATGAACACTAGTTATTTCTCCATTTATTACATCTATGACTGCAAACTCAGGTGCATGCCCAAAGTGAGGACTGAGTTGACCATCAGATACTGGTATGGCAATCCGCATGGTTATTTACCTCCTAATTCCCCTTTAATAAATTTTTCAACTAATTCTTCAGGTGTGGCATCTGGTATATCTAAAACTACACCTACCTTGTTTTTATAAAAAACATATTTGGCCTTTTCTTTCATCTCCTTGGCCATCACTAAATCCGCACCTAAATCCACAAATACCTTAGGTCTTATAGGCCCTTGCTGTGAAGGACTAATCCGCTCCACCTTCTTTATCTGACTATCTTTGACATGCACCATGGCTATTTGGTCACAGTTAGTAAGAAATGGTGCAGGTTTGCCATCTTTTAAAGGAATAGTTACTTTATAGCTATTTTTTGCCCTAATTTCATCTAAAGATACAGGTTTTATTTCCATTTCTTTTAAACGTTGAATTAATCTATCAGCAATTTCAAAAAGTGCCTTATTATAAGGATTATCTTCTCTTTCCATATATTTTATTAGTTTGCCTTCATCTCCTGCTTCTACCACTCCTAAATCAAAGGGCAATTTCCCCAAAAATTCAACATGAAAGGCCAAGGCTGTCCTTTCTCCCCCACCTGTTTTAAAAATATCCACTTCTTTTCCACAGTGAGGACAGATAAAACCACTCATATTCTCTATTATGCCGGCAATGTCCATATCTACTTCGTGGCAAAAGGTAATAGACTTTCGGATATCAGCTAGGGCTACTTCTTGAGGAGTAGTGACAATGATGGCCTTGGCTTCAGGAATTAATTGGGCAATAGAAAGAGGCTCATCCCCTGTGCCTGGAGGAGAGTCAACTACCAGATAATCCAAGTCTCCCCACTGCACATCACCAATAAATTGTCTGATGGCCGCATGTTTTAAGGGACCACGCCAGATTACTGCCTGGTCTTTATCCGCCATAAAACATTCCATAGATACTACTTCCAGATTAGGCATAATTTCCTTGGGCAAAACCTTTTGTTCAGGGGAGATATCTAAAATATCTGGGATATTTAAAAGGTGAGGGATGCTAGGGCCGTGTAAGTCTATGTCCAATAAGCCTACTTTATTTCCCTTTTTAGCCAGGGCAATAGCCAAACAGGCAGCAATAGTGCTCTTTCCTACCCCACCTTTTCCACTAAGGACCATCAACTTGTGCTTAATATGGGTAAGGACGGGTTTTAAAATTGCTTCTTCATCTATCCCGGGCATTTGTTTTTCTTGTTTCATTTTCTGCTCCTAGATCTTCAATGGTTAAATATATAAACATTTTTATTTAATTTAGCAATACTATATTTCACATTTATTTTCAATAGATATTCAAATGAATAACCAGGTCCCCCACATTTCTCTTTATATCCTTAGCAATTACCGGACACTTGATTTTTAATAAAAATACAATGGGTTTTTTAACATCATTTAAGGTTTCATAATTTCCTTGGCCTTTGGCTATGACTAAATCAGCTTTTTCATAAATATTAATAAATGTTTTACTGCAAGCAGATAGCACAGTCCCTGGGAAGTCTGTTCCATTATCTATTACTTTTACTATCTTTGTTAAATTAACTATTTCTGCATCTTCTAAAGTGGCATCATTAATAATAGGTTTTTTCTTCACCACATAGGTGATTTTTTGGGGTCCTATTTCTTGAACCAACAATTTATCAAATACTACTTCTCCTGCATTATCTCCTAAAAATAAGATATTTTGCGCTTGTGTGACTGCCTTTTTAAATTTTTCTAACGCTTGCTTATCCAAAGGGGCTTTAAGAGCTCCATTTATTTCTTTCTCTATATCAATTTTCTCCCCGGGTCTGGCCCCAAAGTCTATCATATTGCCTGCTAAAGAAAGCCTAACCGTAGTGGTAAAAGGGTCATTTGCTGTTTTTACCTTTTTCTCTAGCATAGGATAAAGATTTATAGCCAATTGGTTAAATCGCTTTTTTAAGGGAAGATAAGGGTCAGGATTACCTGTTACTTCTTTAATAAGGGTGTGAATCTCTCGGCCAATGTGAGGAGGTGAGGTATTCCATGAAATCTTACTTAGCTTTTGCAAAATTACTCGGATTGCTTTTTCTTGGATAGATAGGTCTTGAGAGGCTAAACGCACAGCCTCTAATGCCTGTCGTAGGAAACAAGGGACACAGTCTAAATAAACGCGCATATTTTTCTCCTATATTTATTCAAAATAAAAAAGGCAGCTATATAGCTGCCTTTTAAATACCGATGGAGATTTGCCTAATAAGTATGAGTGCCAATAACTACTTCTTTACCAAATAGGGTTTGTAATTTGTCCTTTATAAACTCTAAATCCAATTGACACTTAGAGACAGTAGTAGCCTTAACCATACAGGTGCCTAAGTGAATTACATCATAGTCATTTTCATAATGTTTTGCCAATTCTTGAACTAGCATTACCCTGGGAATAACCATCCCTGGACAGCCACCACAGGTAGTCCAACCCACTACCTCAACCTCTTCATCTTTATACCTGGCAAACTCACCTTCTCTTCTGCTCAAGGCCTTAAAGCACTTTAAACAGCCAATGCAATGGTTATCCCGAATGTTGTTGCAAGATACAATCAAAATTTTCTTCATTGCTAACCTCCTGAACTTTATTTTTTTTCTCAATTCACTCCATATTAAAACAAAAATTTTATAAAAAGACAAGTTATTTATGAAAAAATAATTGCTAAATATGCTAGTAAATATTATTCTATCTAAATGTCAATACAACCTTTTTTATCTGCCCTTAAATACCTTTCCTTTATGATTCCTTCCATGATGGCCGGTGTTATTTTAATTAACTTTATTGTCTTACTTGGTTATCTCAATCGGCTTTCTTGGCTGCTTAAGCCCATTATGAAAATGGGACATCTGCGTTCTGAATGTGCCATGAGTTTTATCACTGCCTTTGCCTCTCCCACCGCCGCCAATACCATGCTTATGGAGCTTTATCAAAAAGGCATAATTAGCAAAAAAGAACTATTTTTATCTTCTATGGCCAACTCCTTTCCCGCCATATTGACACATTGGCGGACTATGCTTCCTATCATAATTCCCCTCTTGGGTTGGGTTGGGCTGGTCTATTTTTTCATCTTAGTAGTAATAGGTTTTTTCAAAACTGCCTTGGTTTTTTTCATCGGAAGATTTTTATTACCGCCGCCCTCTTCTAATTTTGTTATAAATAAAATGAATCATTCCCTTCCTGTCAAACAGGCCTTTAAGGAAAGTTTAATCAGGTCTAAATCTGTGTTAAAACGCATTGTTCTGACTACTATTCCCATCACTATTTTGAGCTTTTACCTCATTTATTTAGGTTTTTTTTCTCATCTTACCCAGTGGCTTCATCCTGTTATTCATTTATTGCCTTTACCACCAGAGGCTTTATCTATCATTGTGGCTCAGTTTGGGGGGCATTTACCTGCTTATACTCTAGCCTCCAATTTTCTGGTCAACCACCTTTTGGGCAGCAAGGAAGTTATCTTGGCTTTACTCTGGGGCACTGTAGTAACCAGCATTGTTTCTCTTCGTTATTATCTCCCCTATTACTGGGGCATTTTTGGCCCTCATTTAGGCACACAGCTTATGCTGATTTCCACTGGTTTAAGGCAAATTCTTATCATTATGATAGCAATTTTTATCCACTGGTGGTTCTGAAGAATCAGAAGCGATGATTAAAATAATCGGCCAAAATCTTAGGGTGGTCAAAGACAATGGGTGAAGGTAAATTCTCTTTAGAAAAACTAGCTACTTCTAAAGCATCATCTCCTGCCTTAGGTATTCCCTTTGCTTGAGCAATATAAACCGTGGTGATAGTGTGTTGGCGGGGGTCACGGTCAGGGGCAGAATAAGTGTGAAACTGTCTTATAAGTTTTACTTCCAGACCTGTCTCTTCTCTAGCTTCTCTCACTGCGGCCTCTTCTAGACTCTCACCATAATCTACAAAACCACCTGGAAGGGCCCAGCCATAAGGTGGATTCTTCCGTTTGATAAGAATGATACCCCCAGAAACTTCTATAATGATGTCCACCGTAGGGATAGGATTTTTATAAACCAATACTACTTTTCCGCAATGAGGACAAAGGAGTTCTTTCTTACGCATCTTGTGGAATTGAGAAAAAGTAGAGAATAATTCCTGCCCTTTTATGATGCCGGTTGCTCCATTGCTTTTTTTTCTTCCTCAATTTTTTTCTCCAATACTGCCTGTGTTTGGGCCAATTCTCTGTCCAAATTGGTAATTTCTTCTAAAATTTGTTTTACTTCCTCCTGATTTAGAGGATTTTCTTCACCTTTTTTAAGATGAAGCTCATAAACCTTATTCCCCAACTCAGCAAATTTCTTAGCAATATTTAATTCAAGTTTTTTAACCTCTACTTTGTATTTAGTTTTTTCTGTACTCTCCTTTGCTTTTTCAGCTACCTTTTGGGTTTTTTCCAC contains these protein-coding regions:
- a CDS encoding iron-sulfur cluster assembly scaffold protein is translated as MTEDYFDKLVADLQRKVIDSARKIYSDKVLACWENPKNFGKLPVYNAHACVKGKCGDTVEIFLQIENKRIKDISFLTDGCIGSIVCNATLTDMAKGKSLEEVLNLSPEDIINILGGLPEAERHCAELAVKTLNEAIRNF
- a CDS encoding CGGC domain-containing protein, whose translation is MKKILIVSCNNIRDNHCIGCLKCFKALSRREGEFARYKDEEVEVVGWTTCGGCPGMVIPRVMLVQELAKHYENDYDVIHLGTCMVKATTVSKCQLDLEFIKDKLQTLFGKEVVIGTHTY
- a CDS encoding FmdB family zinc ribbon protein, with product MPTYTYQCHNCAYLFEKEQKITDPPLTTCPKCGGPVKRVITGGLGFILKGSGFYATDYKRKSTPQKAEKKKEECCGQTNPCSNPKRCCQKH
- a CDS encoding NifB/NifX family molybdenum-iron cluster-binding protein, which produces MRIAIPVSDGQLSPHFGHAPEFAVIDVINGEITSVHYLTPPPHEPGSLPGWMHELQVDVIICGGMGMRAQQFFHQYGIEVIVGAPSLPVEEVVQQYLAGTLETGENICDH
- a CDS encoding damage-control phosphatase ARMT1 family protein, producing the protein MRVYLDCVPCFLRQALEAVRLASQDLSIQEKAIRVILQKLSKISWNTSPPHIGREIHTLIKEVTGNPDPYLPLKKRFNQLAINLYPMLEKKVKTANDPFTTTVRLSLAGNMIDFGARPGEKIDIEKEINGALKAPLDKQALEKFKKAVTQAQNILFLGDNAGEVVFDKLLVQEIGPQKITYVVKKKPIINDATLEDAEIVNLTKIVKVIDNGTDFPGTVLSACSKTFINIYEKADLVIAKGQGNYETLNDVKKPIVFLLKIKCPVIAKDIKRNVGDLVIHLNIY
- a CDS encoding CGGC domain-containing protein, which gives rise to MKKAGIIRCLNTEAMCPGTACFKMAKEGKMGFESVGSVEVIGHVTCGGCPGKQILPRAEKMIEKGAEVIVLSSCIVGKHPGGRYYPCPFLPQIKQILETHIRDKAQIIYGTH
- a CDS encoding nucleoside recognition domain-containing protein, translated to MSIQPFLSALKYLSFMIPSMMAGVILINFIVLLGYLNRLSWLLKPIMKMGHLRSECAMSFITAFASPTAANTMLMELYQKGIISKKELFLSSMANSFPAILTHWRTMLPIIIPLLGWVGLVYFFILVVIGFFKTALVFFIGRFLLPPPSSNFVINKMNHSLPVKQAFKESLIRSKSVLKRIVLTTIPITILSFYLIYLGFFSHLTQWLHPVIHLLPLPPEALSIIVAQFGGHLPAYTLASNFLVNHLLGSKEVILALLWGTVVTSIVSLRYYLPYYWGIFGPHLGTQLMLISTGLRQILIIMIAIFIHWWF
- a CDS encoding P-loop NTPase → MKQEKQMPGIDEEAILKPVLTHIKHKLMVLSGKGGVGKSTIAACLAIALAKKGNKVGLLDIDLHGPSIPHLLNIPDILDISPEQKVLPKEIMPNLEVVSMECFMADKDQAVIWRGPLKHAAIRQFIGDVQWGDLDYLVVDSPPGTGDEPLSIAQLIPEAKAIIVTTPQEVALADIRKSITFCHEVDMDIAGIIENMSGFICPHCGKEVDIFKTGGGERTALAFHVEFLGKLPFDLGVVEAGDEGKLIKYMEREDNPYNKALFEIADRLIQRLKEMEIKPVSLDEIRAKNSYKVTIPLKDGKPAPFLTNCDQIAMVHVKDSQIKKVERISPSQQGPIRPKVFVDLGADLVMAKEMKEKAKYVFYKNKVGVVLDIPDATPEELVEKFIKGELGGK
- a CDS encoding ATP-binding protein, with protein sequence MIICIASGKGGTGKTTIAANLAAVLAEKAQYLDCDVEEPNGHLFLRPNIEHSEPVSVPVPKVDMEKCDFCRECAEFCQFNAIAVLGKNILTFPELCHSCGGCKLICPKEAISEIPKEIGKLEKGMAGEVEFIHGHLRIGEAMAVPLIERVKKEIKSHKIAIIDAPPGTSCPVIAALKGADVALLVTEPTPFGLFDLKLAVGVVRILKIPLAIVVNRADLGDKKVFDYCAKEDIPILMTIPFSKDIAQTYAKGELLVKQPKWQDRFLALWHQIKETMGGQK
- a CDS encoding ATP-binding protein, translating into MKELVIISGKGGTGKTTITAAFAALAKDKVLADTDVDAPDLHLLLAPKIKHEESFKGGHYAIIDKEKCIQCGECRELCRFDAISEEFEIDPIDCEGCGVCVHFCPEEAIVFPQRTCGKWFISDSRFGPLVHAQLDIAQENSGLLATLVRQQAKIIAQEKGYDLIIVDGPPGIGCPVIATITGASVVMIVTEPTPSGLHDLERVWQLAFKHFGIPCLACINKFDLNLPMTQKIEEFCPKNNIILTGKIPFDPKVTQALVNGKTLIEYQTFTAPIVAQMWEKVYKFLYED
- a CDS encoding DnaJ domain-containing protein, whose amino-acid sequence is MKTEKAFSYEDLIWAREILGLPLLATQREIKQAYQQMVRKWHPDRCADKDAHQKMAEINRAYEIIVNYCRHYRYKFDLETFRKNMIGTEWWWLDKFGQDPIWSNKVEDD
- a CDS encoding NUDIX domain-containing protein, which encodes MRKKELLCPHCGKVVLVYKNPIPTVDIIIEVSGGIILIKRKNPPYGWALPGGFVDYGESLEEAAVREAREETGLEVKLIRQFHTYSAPDRDPRQHTITTVYIAQAKGIPKAGDDALEVASFSKENLPSPIVFDHPKILADYFNHRF